A section of the Rhodamnia argentea isolate NSW1041297 unplaced genomic scaffold, ASM2092103v1 Rarg_v2.25, whole genome shotgun sequence genome encodes:
- the LOC125313409 gene encoding cytochrome c oxidase subunit 2 — MFQKFPPFVKIWKSVIFWLPIPIALCGVFLTCDVFLRRSYCDAAEPWQLGSQDAATPMMQGIIDLHHDIFFFLILILVFVSRILVRALWHFHYQKNPIPQRIVHGTTIEILRTIFPSIIPMFIAIPSFALLYSMDEVVVDPAITIKAIGHQWYRTYEYSDYNSSDEQSLTFDSYTIPEDDLELGQSRLLEVDNRVVVPAKTHLRILVTSADVPHSWAVPSLGVKCDAVPGRLNQISISVQREGVYYGQCSEICGTNHAFTPIVVEAVPRKDYGSRVSNQLIPQSVEA, encoded by the exons atgtttcaaaaatttccaccttttgtcaaaatttggaaaagtgTCATTTTCTGGTTACCAATTCCAATTGCTCTTTGTGGGGTATTCCTCACTTGTGATGTATTCCTCAGAAGGAGCTATTGTGATGCAGCGGAACCATGGCAATTAGGATCTCAAGACGCAGCAACACCTATGATGCAAGGAATAATCGACTTACATCATgatatctttttcttcctcattCTGATTTTGGTTTTCGTATCACGGATCTTGGTTCGCGCTTTATGGCATTTCCactatcaaaaaaatccaatcCCGCAAAGGATTGTTCATGGAACTACTATCGAGATTCTTCGGACCATATTTCCTAGTATCATCCCGATGTTCATTGCTATACCATCATTTGCTCTTTTATACTCAATGGACGAGGTAGTAGTAGATCCAGCCATTACTATCAAAGCTATTGGACATCAATGGTATCGGACTTATGAGTATTCAGACTATAACAGTTCCGATGAGCAGTCACTCACTTTTGACAGTTATACGATTCCAGAAGATGATCTAGAATTGGGGCAATCACGTTTATTAGAAGTGGACAATAGAGTGGTTGTACCAGCCAAAACTCATCTACGTATTCTTGTAACATCTGCTGATGTACCTCATAGTTGGGCTGTACCTTCCTTAGGTGTCAAATGTGATGCTGTACCTGGTCGTTTAAATCAGATCTCTATTTCGGTACAACGAGAAGGAGTTTACTATGGTCAGTGCAGTGAGATTTGTGGAACTAATCATGCCTTTACGC CTATCGTCGTCGAAGCTGTTCCTAGGAAAGATTATGGTTCTCGGGTATCCAATCAATTAATCCCCCAATCCGTGGAAGCTTAA